A window of the Bufo gargarizans isolate SCDJY-AF-19 chromosome 1, ASM1485885v1, whole genome shotgun sequence genome harbors these coding sequences:
- the FBXO46 gene encoding F-box only protein 46 — protein sequence MEPQLPSPLHLWRPYSEGRGMESGEKAPPPESAACPRGSDDPVLLDTWYVIKPGNTKEKVAFFVAYQCAGSGPSPRPGGAKVKGRWSAGGSSRAKRRRHTFDIEAPPSVAEMVARAESRGPEPAPARPPLVLVTSSEDGGEGRCCSVAEAVAQYEAERAGREVRIAFRVAERPGDPITCDLYQLLSPDPHHVCVLLEKMEAQQAEEAQAADSGFHVDLVLTGAVDRCVFYGGEADETEPLPGQLFFPVISAPPPPPPPPPPVPPLCRLYRHVSHDFLEIRFQVQRLLQPRLYLPSLPDQVLLAVFSYLSTQSLAAIKCTCRRFRALIEDYGVRPCDSRWSQHPLYRDDPCKQCKRIYARGDVSMCCWHPKPYHHDLPYGRSYWMCCRRAERAAPGCQLGLHDNNWVLPGEGTRGRGRGYREGDEGR from the coding sequence ATGGAGCCCCAGCTTCCGTCCCCGCTTCACCTGTGGAGGCCTTACTCTGAGGGGAGGGGCATGGAGAGCGGTGAGAAGGCCCCGCCCCCGGAGAGCGCGGCGTGCCCCCGCGGCAGCGACGACCCCGTGCTCCTGGACACCTGGTACGTCATCAAGCCCGGAAACACCAAGGAGAAGGTGGCCTTCTTTGTGGCGTATCAGTGCGCGGGCAGCGGCCCCTCCCCCCGCCCCGGAGGGGCCAAAGTCAAAGGTCGCTGGAGCGCGGGGGGCAGTTCCCGGGCCAAGCGGCGTCGGCACACCTTTGATATTGAAGCTCCTCCCTCTGTAGCGGAGATGGTGGCCCGAGCCGAGAGCCGGGGGCCCGAGCCTGCCCCAGCCCGACCTCCGCTGGTCCTGGTGACGTCCTCAGAAGACGGGGGGGAGGGCCGCTGCTGCAGCGTGGCCGAGGCCGTGGCGCAGTACGAGGCGGAGCGGGCAGGCCGGGAGGTCCGCATCGCCTTCCGGGTGGCGGAGAGGCCCGGAGACCCCATCACCTGTGACCTGTACCAGCTGCTGAGTCCGGACCCGCACCACGTCTGCGTCCTGCTGGAGAAGATGGAGGCGCAGCAGGCGGAGGAGGCGCAGGCGGCCGACTCTGGCTTCCACGTCGACCTGGTGCTGACCGGAGCCGTTGACCGCTGTGTCTTCTACGGGGGGGAGGCCGATGAGACGGAGCCGCTCCCCGGACAGCTCTTCTTTCCCGTCAtctccgccccccctcccccaccacctCCCCCGCCGCCGGTCCCTCCGCTCTGCCGCCTCTACCGCCACGTCTCCCATGACTTCCTGGAGATCCGGTTCCAGGTTCAGCGCCTCCTCCAGCCGCGACTCTACCTCCCCTCGCTGCCGGACCAGGTCCTCCTGGCGGTCTTCAGCTACTTGTCCACGCAGTCGCTGGCGGCCATAAAGTGCACGTGCCGCCGCTTCCGGGCGCTGATCGAGGACTACGGGGTGCGGCCGTGTGACTCTCGCTGGAGCCAGCACCCCCTCTACCGGGACGACCCCTGCAAACAGTGCAAGCGGATCTACGCGCGCGGAGACGTGTCCATGTGCTGCTGGCACCCCAAGCCTTACCACCACGACCTGCCCTATGGACGCTCCTACTGGATGTGCTGCCGCAGGGCCGAGCGGGCAGCGCCAGGGTGCCAGCTGGGCCTCCATGACAACAACTGGGTGCTGCCAGGAGAAGGGACCCGCGGGAGGGGACGGGGGTACAGGGAAGGGGATGAGGGGAGGTGA